One Borreliella chilensis DNA window includes the following coding sequences:
- a CDS encoding cell division protein FtsH: protein MNGNNNVNNNGKSNNKKKNKNWILGIVVIFLISAIFMSYFIRGGESYKNVPYSTFQSYLDNGLVESVVIIDKNLIQFVVKGSNFAKSYFSTSIPYLDINLLADLKSKKVELSSGKSQASLIGVLLQTLPWILFFVFFFFIFRQTQGGGGKVFTFGKSNAQKYEAGKNKITFKDVAGQKEVKQELYEVVEFLKNPKKFEKIGAKIPKGVLLVGSPGTGKTLLAKAVAGEAGVSFFHMSGSDFVEMFVGVGASRVRDLFDNARKNSPCIIFIDELDAVGRSRGAGLGGGHDEREQTLNQLLVEMDGFGTHTNVIVMAATNRPDVLDSALLRPGRFDRQVTVSLPDIKEREAILNIHSSKTKLSKDINLQVIARATPGASGADLANLINEGALIAARNNQDEILMKDMEEARDKILMGVAKKSMTITDRQKLETAYHEAGHALLHYYLEHADPLHKVTIIPRGRALGVAFSLPREDRLSINKHQILDKIKICYGGYASEQINLGVTTAGVQNDLMQATSLAKKMVTEWGMGEEVGPIFLVDDEAPIFLPKEFSKAKAYSENTADKVDREVKRILEECLKEASDILVKHKDQLVKLAKELVLKETLTDKEVRELLGFEVIEDGCDLFTAESIVKEAKGEDTKA, encoded by the coding sequence ATGAATGGCAATAATAATGTGAATAATAATGGAAAATCTAATAACAAAAAGAAGAATAAAAATTGGATTTTAGGGATTGTTGTTATTTTTTTAATTTCGGCAATATTTATGTCATATTTTATAAGAGGAGGGGAAAGCTATAAGAATGTTCCTTATAGCACTTTTCAGAGTTATTTGGACAATGGTTTAGTTGAGTCTGTGGTAATAATTGATAAAAACCTGATTCAATTTGTTGTTAAGGGTTCTAACTTTGCAAAATCTTATTTTTCTACCAGTATTCCTTATCTTGATATAAATCTGCTTGCAGATCTAAAAAGTAAAAAAGTTGAGCTTAGTTCCGGTAAAAGTCAAGCTTCTTTAATTGGAGTGTTATTACAAACTTTGCCATGGATTTTATTTTTTGTTTTCTTTTTCTTTATATTTCGTCAAACTCAAGGTGGCGGTGGAAAGGTTTTTACATTTGGAAAAAGCAATGCTCAAAAATATGAAGCTGGAAAGAATAAAATTACCTTTAAAGATGTGGCTGGTCAAAAAGAGGTTAAACAAGAGCTTTACGAAGTTGTTGAATTTCTTAAAAATCCTAAAAAATTTGAAAAAATAGGCGCAAAAATTCCTAAAGGAGTGCTTTTGGTTGGTTCTCCGGGCACTGGCAAGACTTTGCTTGCAAAGGCTGTTGCTGGTGAGGCTGGTGTTAGTTTTTTCCATATGTCAGGGTCAGATTTTGTTGAAATGTTTGTTGGAGTTGGAGCAAGCCGTGTTAGAGATTTATTTGATAATGCCAGGAAAAATTCTCCTTGTATTATTTTTATTGATGAGCTTGATGCTGTTGGTCGAAGTCGTGGTGCAGGACTTGGCGGTGGTCATGATGAAAGAGAGCAAACTCTTAATCAGTTATTGGTTGAGATGGATGGATTTGGAACGCATACCAATGTAATTGTTATGGCTGCTACAAATCGTCCAGATGTTCTTGATTCTGCTTTGCTTAGGCCAGGACGATTTGATAGACAAGTAACAGTTTCTTTGCCTGATATTAAGGAAAGAGAAGCAATACTCAATATTCATTCTTCAAAAACAAAGCTTTCAAAAGATATCAATTTGCAAGTAATAGCAAGAGCTACTCCTGGAGCTAGTGGCGCTGATCTTGCAAATTTGATTAATGAAGGAGCTTTAATAGCTGCAAGGAATAATCAAGATGAAATTTTAATGAAGGATATGGAAGAAGCCAGAGATAAAATATTGATGGGAGTTGCAAAAAAATCTATGACTATTACTGATAGACAAAAGCTTGAGACTGCTTACCATGAGGCGGGTCATGCTCTTCTTCATTATTATCTTGAACATGCTGATCCACTTCATAAGGTTACCATTATTCCAAGAGGCAGAGCACTTGGTGTTGCATTTTCGCTTCCAAGGGAAGATAGGCTTTCAATAAACAAACATCAAATTCTTGATAAAATAAAGATATGTTATGGTGGTTATGCTAGTGAGCAAATAAATTTGGGAGTTACAACAGCCGGTGTTCAAAATGATTTAATGCAAGCTACTAGTTTGGCTAAAAAAATGGTTACGGAGTGGGGAATGGGTGAAGAAGTTGGGCCAATATTTTTAGTAGATGATGAAGCGCCTATTTTCCTTCCAAAAGAGTTTTCAAAGGCTAAGGCTTATTCTGAAAATACTGCTGATAAAGTTGATAGAGAGGTAAAAAGGATACTTGAGGAATGTTTAAAAGAGGCTTCAGATATCCTTGTAAAGCATAAAGATCAGCTTGTTAAACTTGCAAAAGAACTTGTTTTAAAGGAAACTTTGACAGACAAAGAGGTGAGAGAACTTTTAGGTTTTGAAGTTATTGAAGATGGATGTGATCTATTTACAGCAGAGTCTATTGTAAAAGAAGCAAAGGGAGAAGATACAAAAGCTTAA
- a CDS encoding thymidine kinase has product MGFCLDFTNGEDTKINNIVSISHFDFKAKINLMLIVGPMGSGKTEYAAKIYKDSLVVKRKSFKVLDNIIKGNRSRVNVFFVRNFLDKRRFQDYPENVIPYRGGETDKIDKIGFASSSFDIENLIASNPSCGTFIIDEACFYDERLIFLLNKISLDENILFILPTLLYNFRKESFNDTAKLLVEYSDKIYKLGAYCEHVDCMEESFLSYRYYFYKNKEIPAPYFDPLLIVGGDGEIESAIYPNYATRCSMHHYLVGKEYFFSFLKPFALLYSQGDRKFLENEIVALNSDIENSNFVNSLDSEKACEFRDEVLKNILELPFLAERALITLFSEYSILSKDNFKDLIFKFSLNKDYINKIFFPKEGKEFF; this is encoded by the coding sequence TTGGGTTTTTGTTTGGACTTTACTAATGGAGAGGATACTAAAATAAACAATATTGTGTCTATTAGTCATTTTGATTTTAAAGCTAAAATAAATTTAATGCTTATAGTTGGTCCTATGGGTAGTGGAAAGACAGAATATGCTGCAAAAATTTATAAAGATTCACTTGTTGTAAAAAGAAAATCTTTTAAGGTTTTGGACAATATTATTAAAGGAAATAGAAGTAGGGTTAATGTATTTTTTGTTAGAAATTTTCTTGACAAGAGAAGGTTTCAAGATTATCCAGAAAATGTAATACCATATAGGGGCGGTGAAACAGATAAAATCGATAAGATTGGTTTTGCCAGCAGTTCTTTTGATATTGAAAATCTAATAGCTTCTAATCCTAGTTGTGGTACTTTTATTATTGATGAGGCGTGTTTTTATGACGAACGTTTAATTTTTCTTTTAAATAAAATTTCGTTAGATGAGAATATCTTATTTATATTGCCTACATTGCTTTATAATTTTAGAAAAGAATCTTTTAATGATACTGCTAAGCTTTTGGTAGAATATTCTGATAAGATTTATAAGCTTGGAGCTTATTGTGAGCATGTGGATTGCATGGAAGAGTCTTTTTTGTCGTATAGGTATTATTTTTATAAGAACAAAGAAATTCCAGCTCCTTATTTTGATCCTTTGCTTATTGTTGGTGGTGATGGAGAAATTGAATCTGCTATTTACCCAAATTATGCCACAAGATGTTCAATGCACCATTATCTTGTTGGTAAGGAGTATTTTTTTTCTTTTTTAAAACCATTTGCTTTGTTATATTCACAAGGAGATAGAAAATTTCTTGAAAATGAAATTGTAGCGTTAAACAGCGATATTGAAAATTCTAATTTTGTAAATTCTTTAGATAGTGAGAAAGCGTGTGAATTTAGAGATGAGGTTTTAAAAAATATTTTGGAACTGCCTTTTTTAGCGGAAAGAGCATTAATAACTCTTTTCTCAGAATATAGTATTTTGAGTAAAGATAACTTTAAAGATCTCATTTTTAAGTTTTCCTTGAATAAGGATTATATAAATAAAATTTTTTTTCCCAAAGAAGGCAAAGAATTTTTTTAA